The Gemmatimonadaceae bacterium genome contains a region encoding:
- a CDS encoding RNA-binding protein: MSRRGRPPAPEPVEADDAPPGKARLDKWLWAARFFKTRALAAEAIDGGKIEVNGEHTKRSKLVQADDRIRLRDGPYEWQLIVRDIAQRRGPASVAQQLYEELPDSRARREAVYTQLKSMPTAFAFGDSRPGKRDRRDLRKLKGDR, translated from the coding sequence ATGAGTCGGCGCGGTCGTCCCCCGGCACCGGAACCCGTCGAAGCGGACGACGCACCGCCGGGCAAGGCGCGACTGGACAAATGGCTGTGGGCGGCGCGGTTCTTCAAGACGCGCGCCTTGGCCGCCGAAGCGATTGATGGCGGCAAGATCGAAGTGAACGGCGAGCACACCAAACGATCCAAACTGGTGCAGGCCGACGATCGCATTCGGTTGCGCGACGGGCCGTACGAGTGGCAGCTGATTGTGCGCGATATTGCACAGCGCCGCGGACCGGCGTCGGTGGCGCAGCAATTGTACGAAGAGTTGCCGGACAGTCGTGCGCGGCGCGAGGCGGTGTACACGCAACTGAAATCGATGCCGACGGCATTTGCGTTCGGCGACAGCCGTCCCGGCAAGCGGGATCGCCGCGACCTGCGCAAGCTCAAAGGCGATCGCTGA
- a CDS encoding esterase, producing the protein MTINTPATGAVPRIRQRSTLRTARYALLGAEPAHARRIWFALHGYGMLATRFIRAFEQAIPEDTCIVAPEALSRFYLEMPRADGGHMQRIGATWLTRESRESEIADAHRWLDTVHDEIVAESTAGQGSAPQIAVLGFSQGVATAMRWVTAGHVAPREFVAWAGGFAQDLDRQAFTARMKDAQTTLVAGLHDPFATEAARAAMAEMIIALEVPYRVRSFDGAHQLDVPLLTTLLSEFGTSP; encoded by the coding sequence GTGACCATCAATACACCGGCGACCGGCGCCGTGCCGCGCATTCGTCAGCGATCCACGCTACGGACGGCCCGATACGCCCTGTTGGGCGCCGAGCCGGCCCACGCCAGACGCATCTGGTTTGCGTTGCACGGCTACGGGATGCTGGCCACGCGATTCATCCGCGCCTTCGAGCAGGCGATCCCCGAGGACACGTGCATTGTCGCCCCGGAAGCACTGTCGCGCTTCTATCTCGAGATGCCGCGTGCCGACGGCGGGCATATGCAACGCATTGGCGCCACCTGGCTGACGCGTGAATCGCGCGAGTCGGAAATCGCGGATGCGCATCGATGGCTGGATACGGTACACGACGAGATCGTCGCGGAGTCAACGGCCGGACAGGGTTCGGCGCCGCAGATCGCGGTGCTCGGGTTTTCACAGGGGGTGGCCACCGCCATGCGCTGGGTGACCGCTGGACACGTGGCGCCGCGGGAGTTCGTCGCCTGGGCGGGAGGTTTCGCGCAGGATCTCGATCGCCAGGCGTTTACCGCGCGGATGAAGGACGCCCAAACGACACTGGTGGCCGGGCTCCACGATCCGTTCGCCACGGAAGCGGCGCGGGCGGCGATGGCCGAGATGATCATCGCGCTGGAGGTCCCGTACCGCGTGCGATCGTTTGATGGCGCGCACCAGTTGGACGTGCCGTTGCTGACCACGCTCCTGTCGGAGTTCGGCACGTCGCCGTGA